In a genomic window of Saccharothrix sp. HUAS TT1:
- a CDS encoding cytotoxic translational repressor of toxin-antitoxin stability system: protein MRDARGRTGTHHVTYELVLIDGRVLRTRVSHPVDRTGYGQGMWRHVLRDQLEVGEPEFWACVHDDVKPDRGTAPIPVEALPADLVHLLISRVGLVESEIAGMSKDEAVARLQRYWTEGS from the coding sequence GTGCGCGACGCTCGCGGCAGGACCGGCACCCACCACGTCACGTACGAACTCGTCCTCATCGACGGCAGGGTCCTGCGCACCCGCGTCTCGCACCCGGTGGACCGCACCGGCTACGGGCAGGGCATGTGGCGGCACGTCCTCCGCGATCAACTCGAAGTCGGCGAACCGGAGTTCTGGGCGTGCGTGCACGACGACGTCAAGCCTGATCGCGGAACGGCTCCGATCCCCGTGGAAGCGCTGCCCGCCGACCTCGTGCACCTGCTGATCTCACGTGTCGGCCTGGTCGAGTCCGAGATCGCCGGGATGAGCAAGGACGAGGCGGTCGCCAGGCTCCAGCGCTACTGGACCGAGGGCTCCTGA
- a CDS encoding ADP-ribosylglycohydrolase family protein, which yields MTKASGALLGLAYGDALGAPTEFMTVAEIERRYGVGGPRELEGDPALITDDTQMTLAVARALEGGLDGIADALRDHFVRWWKSPDNNRAPGMTCLQACEKLADGLPWREATGASSKGCGANMRVVPVGLVPGLSDDDRAGIAQLQSALTHGHPTALAASELTAFAVHWLRGGTDAGDLTAALRQRCAEQRTTYRDEWLADLWVRPGVSEPEEFIARGWDECAAALDVLAAAEPDRDADPCLATGAGWIAEEALATALHCFLMFRDEPVAALSRAATTSGDSDSIACLAGAFAGAAHGLGAWPEEWAERIEHGTELAAFGRLWD from the coding sequence GTGACGAAGGCGAGTGGGGCACTGCTGGGGTTGGCGTACGGCGATGCGTTGGGTGCGCCGACGGAGTTCATGACGGTCGCCGAGATCGAGCGGCGGTACGGGGTCGGTGGGCCGCGGGAGCTGGAAGGTGATCCCGCGCTGATCACCGACGACACCCAGATGACGTTGGCGGTCGCACGGGCGCTGGAGGGCGGCCTGGACGGGATCGCCGACGCGTTGCGGGACCACTTCGTGCGGTGGTGGAAGTCGCCCGACAACAACCGCGCGCCCGGCATGACGTGCCTCCAGGCGTGCGAGAAGCTGGCCGACGGGTTGCCGTGGCGGGAGGCCACCGGGGCCTCGTCCAAGGGCTGCGGCGCGAACATGCGAGTCGTGCCGGTCGGCCTGGTCCCCGGCCTGTCCGACGACGACCGCGCCGGGATCGCGCAGCTCCAGTCCGCACTCACGCACGGCCACCCGACGGCGCTGGCGGCGAGCGAGCTGACGGCGTTCGCGGTGCACTGGCTGCGCGGCGGCACGGATGCCGGTGACCTGACGGCAGCGCTGCGGCAGCGGTGCGCGGAGCAGCGGACCACCTACCGCGACGAGTGGCTGGCCGACCTGTGGGTCCGGCCCGGCGTGTCGGAGCCCGAGGAGTTCATCGCCAGGGGCTGGGACGAGTGCGCGGCCGCGCTCGACGTCCTCGCCGCCGCCGAGCCGGACCGGGACGCCGACCCCTGCCTCGCCACGGGCGCCGGGTGGATCGCGGAGGAGGCGCTGGCCACCGCGCTGCACTGCTTCCTGATGTTCCGCGACGAGCCGGTGGCGGCGCTGTCGCGGGCGGCGACGACGTCCGGTGACTCGGACTCGATCGCGTGCCTCGCGGGCGCGTTCGCGGGTGCGGCGCACGGCCTCGGGGCCTGGCCCGAGGAGTGGGCCGAGCGCATCGAGCACGGCACCGAGCTGGCCGCGTTCGGGCGGTTGTGGGACTAG
- a CDS encoding succinate dehydrogenase/fumarate reductase iron-sulfur subunit: MGYQGHFRVWRGSDEGGGLEDFTVEVNEGEVVLDIIHRLQATQTPDLAVRWNCKAGKCGSCSAEINGRPRLLCMTRMSVFAEDETVTVTPMRTFPVIRDLVTDVSYNYKKAREIPAFKPPAGVAPGEYRMQQVDVERSQEFRKCIECFLCNNTCHVIRDHEENKESFAGPRFLMRVAELEMHPLDEADRVQEAQSSHGLGLCNITKCCTEVCPEHIKITDNALIPMKERVADRRYDPLVWLGNKLFRNKS; the protein is encoded by the coding sequence ATGGGGTACCAGGGGCACTTCCGGGTGTGGCGCGGTTCGGACGAGGGCGGCGGCCTGGAGGACTTCACCGTCGAGGTGAACGAGGGCGAGGTCGTGCTCGACATCATCCACCGGTTGCAGGCGACCCAGACGCCGGACTTGGCCGTGCGGTGGAACTGCAAGGCGGGCAAGTGCGGGTCGTGCTCGGCGGAGATCAACGGCAGGCCCAGGCTGCTGTGCATGACGCGGATGTCGGTGTTCGCGGAGGACGAGACGGTGACCGTGACGCCGATGCGCACGTTCCCGGTGATCCGCGACCTGGTCACGGACGTGTCGTACAACTACAAGAAGGCGCGCGAGATCCCCGCCTTCAAGCCGCCGGCCGGTGTGGCGCCGGGGGAGTACCGGATGCAGCAGGTCGACGTGGAGCGCTCGCAGGAGTTCCGCAAGTGCATCGAGTGCTTCCTGTGCAACAACACCTGCCACGTGATCCGCGACCACGAGGAGAACAAGGAGTCGTTCGCCGGGCCGCGGTTCCTGATGCGGGTCGCCGAGCTGGAGATGCACCCGCTGGACGAGGCTGACCGGGTCCAGGAGGCGCAGTCGTCGCACGGCCTGGGGCTGTGCAACATCACGAAGTGCTGCACCGAGGTGTGCCCGGAGCACATCAAGATCACCGACAACGCGCTGATCCCGATGAAGGAGCGCGTGGCCGACCGGCGCTACGACCCGCTGGTCTGGCTGGGCAACAAGCTGTTCCGCAACAAGTCCTGA
- a CDS encoding fumarate reductase/succinate dehydrogenase flavoprotein subunit: MPELERHSFDVLVIGAGGAGLRAAIEARERGMRTAVLCKSLFGKAHTVMAEGGIAAAMGNVNSNDSWQVHFRDTMRGGKFLNNWRMAELHAKEAPDRVWELETYGALFDRTKDGRISQRNFGGHEYPRLAHVGDRTGLELIRSLQQKVVSLQQDDLAETGDYESRLKVFQEFTVTDLVLDDGKVAGAFGYWRESGRFVLFEAPAVVLATGGIGKSFKVTSNSWEYTGDGHALAMRAGASLINMEFVQFHPTGMVWPPSVKGILVTESVRGDGGVLRNSDGKRFMFDYIPEVFKDKYADNEAEADRWYSDPGANRRPPELLPRDEVARAINSEVKAGRGSEHGGVFLDVSTRLPAEEIMRRLPSMHHQFKELADVDITAQPMEVGPTCHYVMGGVRVDPDTGASSVPGLFAAGEVSGGMHGSNRLGGNSLSDLLVFGRRAGLGASDYVAGLDARPVCSDEAVAEAERTAVAPFSGADAGGENPYTLHMELQQAMNDLVGIIRRAEEMDQAVQRLAELKRRAATVVVEGHRQFNPGWHLALDLRNMLLVSECVARAALLRTESRGGHTRDDYPSMDADWRRKLLVCRLADSSVEVVEEPQVPIRSDLLELFEASELQKYLTADELEG; this comes from the coding sequence TTGCCCGAGCTGGAACGGCATTCGTTCGACGTGCTCGTGATCGGTGCCGGCGGTGCGGGGCTGCGCGCCGCGATCGAGGCCAGGGAACGCGGGATGCGCACGGCGGTGCTGTGCAAGTCGTTGTTCGGCAAGGCGCACACGGTGATGGCCGAGGGCGGCATCGCCGCGGCCATGGGCAACGTCAACTCCAACGACAGCTGGCAGGTCCACTTCCGCGACACCATGCGCGGCGGGAAGTTCCTCAACAACTGGCGGATGGCCGAGCTGCACGCCAAGGAGGCGCCCGACCGGGTGTGGGAGCTGGAGACCTACGGCGCGTTGTTCGACCGCACCAAGGACGGTCGCATCAGCCAGCGCAACTTCGGCGGCCACGAGTACCCGAGGCTGGCGCACGTCGGCGACCGCACGGGGCTGGAGCTGATCCGCAGCCTCCAGCAGAAGGTGGTGTCGCTGCAGCAGGACGACCTCGCCGAGACCGGGGACTACGAGTCGCGGCTCAAGGTGTTCCAGGAGTTCACCGTCACGGACCTGGTGCTCGACGACGGCAAGGTGGCCGGCGCGTTCGGCTACTGGCGCGAGTCCGGCCGGTTCGTGCTGTTCGAGGCGCCCGCCGTGGTGCTGGCCACCGGCGGCATCGGCAAGTCCTTCAAGGTGACGTCGAACTCGTGGGAGTACACCGGGGACGGCCACGCGCTGGCGATGCGCGCGGGCGCGTCGCTGATCAACATGGAGTTCGTCCAGTTCCACCCGACCGGCATGGTCTGGCCGCCGTCGGTGAAGGGCATCCTGGTCACCGAGTCGGTCCGCGGTGACGGCGGCGTGCTGCGCAACTCCGATGGCAAGCGGTTCATGTTCGACTACATCCCCGAGGTGTTCAAGGACAAGTACGCCGACAACGAGGCCGAAGCCGACCGCTGGTACTCCGACCCCGGCGCCAACCGGCGGCCACCGGAGCTGCTGCCCCGCGACGAGGTGGCCCGCGCGATCAACTCCGAGGTCAAGGCCGGGCGCGGCTCCGAGCACGGCGGCGTGTTCCTGGACGTCTCCACCCGGCTGCCCGCCGAGGAGATCATGCGGCGGCTGCCGTCGATGCACCACCAGTTCAAGGAGCTGGCCGACGTCGACATCACCGCGCAGCCGATGGAGGTCGGGCCGACCTGCCACTACGTGATGGGCGGCGTGCGGGTCGACCCGGACACCGGCGCGTCGTCGGTGCCGGGGCTGTTCGCGGCGGGCGAGGTGTCCGGCGGGATGCACGGCTCGAACCGGCTGGGCGGCAACTCGCTGTCCGACCTGCTGGTGTTCGGCCGCCGGGCCGGGCTGGGCGCGTCGGACTACGTGGCCGGGCTCGACGCGCGGCCGGTGTGCTCGGACGAGGCGGTCGCGGAGGCGGAGCGAACGGCCGTGGCGCCGTTCTCGGGCGCCGACGCGGGCGGCGAGAACCCGTACACGCTGCACATGGAGCTGCAGCAGGCGATGAACGACCTGGTCGGCATCATCCGGCGGGCCGAGGAGATGGACCAGGCGGTCCAGCGGCTGGCCGAGCTGAAGCGGCGGGCCGCGACCGTGGTGGTCGAGGGGCACCGGCAGTTCAACCCGGGCTGGCACCTGGCGCTGGACCTGCGCAACATGCTGCTGGTCAGCGAGTGCGTGGCGCGTGCCGCGCTGCTGCGCACCGAGAGCCGCGGCGGCCACACCCGCGACGACTACCCGAGCATGGACGCCGACTGGCGGCGCAAGCTGCTGGTGTGCCGGTTGGCCGACTCCTCGGTCGAGGTGGTCGAGGAGCCGCAGGTCCCGATCCGGTCGGACCTGCTGGAGCTGTTCGAGGCGAGCGAGTTGCAGAAGTACCTGACCGCGGACGAGCTGGAGGGCTGA
- the edd gene encoding phosphogluconate dehydratase, with translation MSVHPVVAAVTARIAARSAAGRSAYLERIAQAQQEGPARRDMACSNLAHGFAGITGGDKDLLRALRRPNVAIVSAYNDMLSAHQPMHEYPAWIKDAARAVGGVAQFAGGVPAMCDGITQGRAGMELSLFSREVIAMATGVALAHEMFDSALLLGVCDKITPGLLIGALSFGHLPAILVPAGPMHSGLPNSEKARVRQLFAEDKATREDLLEAEAQSYHSPGTCTFYGTANSNQLVVEVMGLHLPGASFVPPGTRLRKALTEEAARRAVEISRGGDYTPIGHVVDVKSVVNGVIALLATGGSTNHTMHLVAIASAAGIELSWDDFSELSSAVPLLARVYPNGSADINHFQAAGGVQFLVSTLLDAGLLHADVKTVAGDGLDRYRQEPVLVEGVLQWRPGPPRSLDTDVLRPVSEPFAADGGLRMLSGNLGRAVIKVSAVEPEHRVVEAPARVFTSQEAFSAAFQACELERDVVVVVRQQGPQANGMPELHKLTPALGVLMDRGFQVALVTDGRMSGASGKIPAAIQVTPEAAVGGPLARVRDGDVLRLDAETGTLEVFVDPAELAGRDLVDFPPDAQAWTGTGRELFAALRRAIGPADRGASVFGPIAASHFEGQLNQEVSR, from the coding sequence ATGAGCGTGCATCCCGTCGTCGCCGCGGTGACGGCTCGAATCGCCGCCCGCAGCGCCGCCGGCCGGTCCGCCTACCTCGAACGAATCGCCCAGGCCCAGCAGGAGGGCCCCGCCCGCCGGGACATGGCGTGCAGCAACCTGGCGCACGGCTTCGCCGGGATCACGGGCGGTGACAAGGACCTCCTCCGCGCCCTGCGTCGCCCGAACGTGGCGATCGTGTCCGCGTACAACGACATGCTGTCCGCCCACCAGCCGATGCACGAGTACCCGGCGTGGATCAAGGACGCCGCCCGCGCGGTCGGCGGCGTGGCCCAGTTCGCGGGCGGCGTGCCCGCGATGTGCGACGGCATCACCCAGGGCCGTGCGGGGATGGAGCTGTCCCTGTTCAGCCGCGAGGTCATCGCCATGGCCACCGGCGTCGCGCTGGCGCACGAGATGTTCGACTCGGCGCTGCTGCTCGGCGTGTGCGACAAGATCACGCCCGGCCTGCTGATCGGCGCGCTGTCGTTCGGGCACCTGCCCGCGATCCTGGTGCCTGCGGGCCCCATGCACTCCGGCCTGCCGAACTCGGAGAAGGCCCGCGTGCGGCAGCTGTTCGCGGAGGACAAGGCCACCCGCGAGGACCTGCTCGAAGCCGAGGCGCAGTCCTACCACAGCCCCGGGACCTGCACGTTCTACGGCACGGCGAACTCCAACCAGCTCGTGGTCGAGGTCATGGGCCTGCACCTGCCCGGCGCGAGCTTCGTGCCGCCGGGCACCAGGCTGCGCAAGGCGCTGACCGAGGAGGCCGCGCGGCGCGCGGTGGAGATCAGCCGCGGCGGGGACTACACCCCGATCGGGCACGTGGTCGACGTGAAGTCCGTGGTCAACGGCGTGATCGCGCTGCTGGCCACCGGCGGGTCGACCAACCACACCATGCACCTGGTCGCCATCGCCTCGGCCGCGGGCATCGAGCTGAGCTGGGACGACTTCTCCGAGCTGTCGTCGGCGGTGCCGCTGCTGGCCCGGGTCTACCCGAACGGCTCGGCGGACATCAACCACTTCCAGGCCGCGGGCGGCGTGCAGTTCCTCGTCTCGACGCTGCTGGACGCGGGCCTGCTGCACGCCGACGTGAAGACCGTGGCGGGCGACGGGCTGGACCGCTACCGGCAGGAGCCGGTGCTGGTCGAGGGCGTGCTCCAGTGGCGCCCGGGCCCGCCGCGCTCGCTCGACACCGACGTGCTGCGGCCCGTGTCGGAGCCGTTCGCGGCCGACGGCGGCCTGCGGATGCTGTCGGGCAACCTCGGGCGCGCGGTGATCAAGGTGTCGGCGGTCGAGCCGGAGCACCGGGTGGTCGAGGCTCCCGCGCGGGTGTTCACCTCGCAGGAGGCGTTCAGCGCCGCGTTCCAGGCCTGTGAGCTGGAGCGGGACGTGGTCGTGGTGGTGCGCCAGCAGGGGCCGCAGGCCAACGGGATGCCCGAGCTGCACAAGCTCACCCCCGCGCTGGGCGTGCTGATGGACCGGGGCTTCCAGGTCGCGCTGGTCACCGACGGCCGGATGTCCGGCGCGTCGGGCAAGATCCCGGCCGCCATCCAGGTCACGCCGGAGGCGGCCGTCGGCGGTCCGCTGGCCCGCGTGCGCGACGGCGACGTGCTGCGGCTGGACGCCGAGACCGGCACGCTGGAGGTGTTCGTCGACCCGGCGGAGCTGGCCGGGCGCGACCTGGTGGACTTCCCGCCGGACGCGCAGGCGTGGACCGGCACGGGCCGGGAGCTGTTCGCCGCGCTGCGCCGGGCGATCGGACCCGCCGACCGGGGCGCGAGCGTGTTCGGACCGATCGCGGCCTCGCACTTCGAAGGCCAGCTCAACCAGGAGGTGTCCCGGTGA
- the eda gene encoding bifunctional 4-hydroxy-2-oxoglutarate aldolase/2-dehydro-3-deoxy-phosphogluconate aldolase encodes MTHPEESAPAHSTAADLLALSPVIPVVVVDDAEHAVPLARALLRGGVRVIELTLRTPAALAAIERVAAEVPGIVIGAGTVTAPEHAEQAAKAGAAFLVTPGSTDRVLDAAEDTGLPFLPGAATVSEAMRLAERGLTSLKFFPAEAAGGVDYLKSIGGPLPGLRFCPTGGITPATAPNYLALANVGCVGGSWLAPKDALVSGDWARIEELARAASAL; translated from the coding sequence GTGACCCACCCAGAGGAGTCAGCTCCCGCCCACTCGACGGCGGCGGACCTGCTCGCGCTGTCGCCCGTCATCCCGGTCGTCGTCGTGGACGACGCCGAGCACGCCGTGCCGCTGGCGCGGGCGTTGCTGCGCGGTGGCGTCCGCGTGATCGAGCTTACCCTGCGCACGCCCGCCGCGCTGGCCGCGATCGAGCGGGTGGCGGCGGAGGTGCCGGGCATCGTGATCGGCGCGGGCACGGTGACCGCGCCGGAGCACGCCGAGCAGGCCGCGAAGGCGGGCGCGGCGTTCCTCGTCACGCCCGGGTCGACCGACCGGGTGCTGGACGCGGCCGAGGACACCGGGCTGCCGTTCCTGCCGGGCGCGGCGACCGTGTCGGAGGCGATGCGGCTGGCCGAGCGCGGGCTGACCTCGCTGAAGTTCTTCCCGGCCGAGGCCGCGGGCGGGGTCGACTACCTGAAGTCGATCGGCGGGCCGCTGCCCGGCCTGCGGTTCTGCCCGACCGGCGGCATCACGCCCGCGACCGCGCCGAACTACCTGGCGCTGGCCAACGTCGGGTGCGTGGGCGGGTCGTGGCTCGCGCCGAAGGACGCGCTGGTGTCCGGTGACTGGGCGCGGATCGAGGAGTTGGCCCGGGCCGCTTCAGCGCTGTGA
- a CDS encoding HAD family hydrolase — MRIRAEHVVWDWNGTLFADNDAVLAAVNRVCADFGHAAVTLEHWRETFSRPIKDCYERMFGRPLTAADWARIDTAYHAEYRALVDLCGLADGVPDHLKALRHTQSLLSMWFHDELVPLVARFGLGELFTRVDGLRTAADGGSKSEHLAVHLDALDLRPAEVVLIGDVADDAEAARNVGAQVVLVATGTSSRRVLERTGAPVADSIPEALAHLA; from the coding sequence GTGAGGATCAGGGCCGAGCACGTCGTCTGGGACTGGAACGGCACCCTGTTCGCCGACAACGACGCGGTGCTCGCCGCCGTCAACCGGGTCTGCGCCGACTTCGGCCACGCGGCCGTCACGCTGGAGCACTGGCGCGAGACGTTCAGCCGCCCCATCAAGGACTGCTACGAGCGGATGTTCGGCCGACCGCTGACCGCCGCCGACTGGGCCCGCATCGACACCGCCTACCACGCCGAGTACCGGGCGCTGGTGGACCTGTGCGGGCTGGCCGACGGCGTCCCCGACCACCTGAAGGCCCTCCGGCACACCCAGTCGCTGCTCTCGATGTGGTTCCACGACGAGCTGGTGCCGCTGGTCGCGCGCTTCGGCCTGGGCGAGCTGTTCACCAGGGTGGACGGGCTCCGGACCGCCGCCGACGGCGGCTCGAAGTCCGAGCACCTGGCCGTGCACCTCGACGCGCTGGACCTGCGCCCCGCGGAGGTCGTGCTGATCGGCGACGTGGCCGACGACGCCGAAGCCGCCCGGAACGTGGGCGCGCAGGTGGTCCTGGTCGCCACGGGCACCAGCTCGCGCCGGGTCCTGGAGCGCACCGGGGCCCCGGTCGCCGACTCGATCCCGGAAGCGCTCGCCCACCTGGCATGA
- a CDS encoding regulatory protein RecX, whose product MADDDTEPRPVDPAKEQRKATDICYALLTARARTRVELKDALLRKGIGEQTAELVLAKFDRAGLIDDAAFAEVWVRSRHTYQGLGRRALAMELRRKGVADEVAAEAVAAVDDEAEEDRARDLVRKKLRAMSGLDDTTRIRRLVAALARKGYAEGLAYRVVREELRRAGEDAEALDELTQD is encoded by the coding sequence TTGGCCGATGACGACACCGAGCCGCGTCCGGTCGACCCGGCGAAGGAGCAGCGCAAGGCGACCGACATCTGCTACGCGCTGCTCACCGCCCGCGCCCGGACGCGGGTGGAGCTGAAGGACGCCTTGCTGCGCAAGGGCATCGGCGAGCAGACGGCCGAGCTGGTGCTGGCCAAGTTCGATCGGGCGGGCCTGATCGACGACGCCGCCTTCGCCGAGGTCTGGGTCCGGTCGCGGCACACCTACCAGGGCCTGGGCCGGCGTGCCCTGGCCATGGAGCTGCGCCGCAAGGGCGTGGCGGACGAGGTCGCCGCCGAGGCCGTCGCGGCGGTGGACGACGAGGCGGAGGAGGACCGGGCCAGGGACCTGGTGCGCAAGAAGCTGCGCGCCATGTCGGGCCTGGACGACACCACCAGGATTCGCCGCCTGGTCGCCGCCCTGGCCCGCAAGGGTTACGCGGAGGGCTTGGCGTACCGGGTGGTGCGCGAGGAACTGCGCCGGGCGGGCGAGGACGCGGAAGCGCTGGACGAGCTGACCCAGGACTGA
- the recA gene encoding recombinase RecA translates to MAPQAPDRDKALELALAQIDKQFGKGSVMRLGEEARAPIQVIPTGAIALDVALGIGGLPRGRVVEIYGPESSGKTTVALHSVANAQRNGGIAAFIDAEHALDPDYAKKLGVDTDALLVSQPDTGEQALEIADMLVRSGALDILVIDSVAALVPRAEIEGEMGDNHVGLQARLMSQALRKITGALSSSNTTAIFINQLREKIGVMFGSPETTTGGKALKFYASVRLDVRRIETLKDGGEPVGNRTRVKVVKNKVAPPFKQAEFDILYGHGISREGSLIDMGVDQGILRKSGAWYTYEGDQLGQGKENARKFLRENPDVANEIEKRIKDKLGIGATLDADETAAAPVEF, encoded by the coding sequence ATGGCACCCCAGGCTCCCGACCGGGACAAGGCCCTCGAACTGGCCCTGGCCCAGATCGACAAGCAGTTCGGCAAGGGCTCGGTCATGCGGCTGGGCGAGGAAGCCCGCGCCCCGATCCAGGTGATCCCCACCGGCGCCATCGCGCTCGACGTCGCGCTCGGCATCGGCGGCCTGCCGCGCGGTCGCGTGGTCGAGATCTACGGCCCGGAGTCGTCCGGTAAGACCACGGTGGCGCTGCACTCCGTGGCCAACGCCCAGCGCAACGGCGGCATCGCGGCGTTCATCGACGCCGAGCACGCGCTCGACCCGGACTACGCGAAGAAGCTGGGCGTCGACACCGACGCGCTGCTGGTCTCGCAGCCCGACACCGGCGAGCAGGCGCTGGAGATCGCGGACATGCTGGTCCGCTCCGGCGCGCTCGACATCCTGGTGATCGACTCGGTGGCGGCGCTGGTGCCCCGCGCCGAGATCGAGGGCGAGATGGGCGACAACCACGTCGGTCTGCAGGCCCGCCTGATGAGCCAGGCGCTGCGGAAGATCACCGGTGCGCTCAGCTCGTCCAACACGACCGCGATCTTCATCAACCAGCTGCGCGAGAAGATCGGCGTGATGTTCGGCTCGCCCGAGACCACGACCGGTGGCAAGGCGCTGAAGTTCTACGCGTCCGTGCGGCTGGACGTGCGGCGGATCGAGACCCTGAAGGACGGCGGCGAGCCGGTCGGCAACCGCACCAGGGTCAAGGTCGTGAAGAACAAGGTGGCCCCGCCGTTCAAGCAGGCCGAGTTCGACATCCTCTACGGCCACGGCATCAGCCGTGAGGGCTCGCTGATCGACATGGGCGTCGACCAGGGCATCCTGCGCAAGTCGGGCGCCTGGTACACCTACGAGGGCGACCAGCTGGGCCAGGGCAAGGAGAACGCGCGGAAGTTCCTGCGCGAGAACCCGGACGTGGCCAACGAGATCGAGAAGCGGATCAAGGACAAGCTGGGCATCGGCGCCACCCTCGACGCGGACGAGACCGCTGCGGCGCCGGTCGAGTTCTAG
- a CDS encoding DUF3046 domain-containing protein: MRITMFRKLMAAEFGEVRAEMVARDHVLSALGGRTPDQALEAGLPTKEIWQAVCDAFDVPEQRR, translated from the coding sequence ATGCGCATCACGATGTTCCGCAAGCTGATGGCCGCCGAGTTCGGCGAGGTCAGGGCGGAGATGGTGGCCAGGGACCACGTGCTGTCGGCGCTCGGTGGCCGGACGCCGGACCAGGCGTTGGAGGCGGGCCTGCCGACCAAGGAGATCTGGCAGGCCGTCTGCGACGCCTTCGACGTGCCGGAGCAGCGGCGGTGA
- a CDS encoding MFS transporter, protein MTVVDVVQRRVLRVLAVTQVLGAAGVTIGLAVSTLLASVLADSDAVGGMAQTAAVLGAALFALPVARLAARSGRRPALVLGYGAGAAGAAVAACAVVLGSWQVLLVALVLFGAASSANLAARYAGADLAHPHRRARSLALVVWAATLGAVAGPNLADPAGRAAVRLGLPVGAGPYLLSAVVFGLAALVVLRFLRPDPLTLATSAATPVPRVAAKGSAAVWRSLPAAGKLALGGVTLCHTAMVGLMSMTPVHMDHAGSSLRVVGVVISLHVAAMYAASPLFGWMADRLGRVPVLAIGAALVVAASGIAGMAPAHDAPQLAAGLALLAFGWSAGMVAGSALLTESVAVVDRPAAQGLSDLCMNVGGALGGVTAGVVVTAWSYAALGLVVGFTALPLLVTCLFASLQRVR, encoded by the coding sequence ATGACCGTGGTCGACGTCGTGCAGCGCAGGGTCCTGCGGGTGTTGGCGGTGACCCAGGTCCTCGGCGCCGCGGGCGTCACCATCGGCCTGGCGGTGAGCACGCTCCTCGCGTCCGTGCTCGCCGACTCCGACGCGGTCGGCGGGATGGCGCAGACCGCCGCGGTGCTCGGCGCGGCGCTGTTCGCTTTGCCGGTGGCCCGGCTGGCGGCCCGGAGCGGACGCCGCCCGGCGCTGGTCCTCGGCTACGGCGCGGGCGCGGCCGGCGCGGCGGTGGCGGCGTGCGCGGTGGTGCTCGGCTCGTGGCAGGTGCTGCTGGTCGCGCTGGTGCTGTTCGGCGCGGCGTCCAGCGCGAACCTCGCCGCCCGGTACGCGGGCGCCGACCTCGCCCACCCGCACCGCCGGGCGCGCTCGCTGGCGCTGGTGGTGTGGGCGGCGACGCTGGGCGCGGTGGCCGGGCCGAACCTGGCCGACCCGGCCGGTCGGGCGGCCGTGCGGCTGGGGCTGCCGGTCGGCGCCGGGCCGTACCTGCTGTCGGCGGTGGTGTTCGGGCTGGCCGCGCTCGTCGTGCTGCGGTTCCTGCGACCGGACCCGCTGACCCTGGCGACCTCCGCCGCCACGCCCGTGCCGCGGGTGGCGGCCAAGGGGTCGGCGGCGGTGTGGCGGTCCCTGCCCGCCGCCGGGAAGCTCGCGCTGGGCGGCGTGACGCTGTGCCACACCGCGATGGTGGGGCTGATGTCGATGACCCCGGTGCACATGGACCACGCGGGCTCGTCGCTGCGGGTCGTCGGCGTGGTGATCAGCCTGCACGTCGCCGCGATGTACGCGGCCAGCCCGCTGTTCGGGTGGATGGCCGACCGGCTCGGCCGGGTGCCGGTGCTGGCGATCGGCGCGGCGCTCGTGGTCGCCGCCTCGGGCATCGCGGGCATGGCGCCCGCGCACGACGCGCCGCAGCTGGCCGCGGGTCTCGCGCTGCTGGCGTTCGGCTGGTCGGCGGGCATGGTGGCCGGGTCGGCGCTGCTCACCGAGTCGGTGGCGGTGGTGGACCGGCCGGCCGCGCAGGGCCTGTCGGACCTGTGCATGAACGTCGGGGGAGCGCTCGGCGGGGTCACGGCGGGCGTGGTGGTGACGGCGTGGTCGTACGCCGCGCTGGGGCTCGTCGTCGGGTTCACCGCCCTGCCGCTGCTGGTGACGTGCCTGTTCGCGTCGTTGCAGCGGGTGCGCTGA